A single genomic interval of Alistipes provencensis harbors:
- a CDS encoding 4Fe-4S binding protein has protein sequence MLRKIRIAAALLFFVLITLLFLDFTGTLHAWFGWMAKIQFLPALLAVNVGVVLLLVVLTLLFGRVYCSVICPLGVMQDVVSWFAGRRKKHRYRFSYSPALTWLRRTMLAAFIMAMLAGVGWLIAPYSAYGRIASNLFAPVYAWCNNGLAWAAERMDSYAFYSVEVWVKSLGMFLIAVVTFVALAVLAWRSGRTWCNTVCPVGTVLGAISRYSLFKPRFDVSKCNGCKLCSRNCKASCIDPANHTIDYSRCVACMDCLESCRQGAITYTMRRPERASASQADARRTDVSRRRFFGVVGLFAYTALRAQEKKVDGGLAVIGEKKIPNRAVPILPPGAQNTRHFTAHCTSCQLCVSVCPNQVLRPSGRLSMLMKPEMSYERGYCRPECARCAEVCPTDAIRLADFAEKSATQVGHAVWIADNCVVNTDGVTCNNCARHCPTGAIKMVPRDPGDPKSPRIPAVNEERCIGCGACENLCPARPFSAIYVEGHQRQRII, from the coding sequence ATGCTGCGAAAAATCCGGATCGCTGCGGCGCTCCTCTTCTTCGTACTGATCACGCTGCTGTTCCTCGACTTTACGGGGACTCTCCATGCGTGGTTCGGGTGGATGGCGAAAATCCAGTTCCTGCCCGCCCTGCTGGCTGTGAATGTCGGCGTGGTGCTCTTGTTGGTGGTGTTGACCCTGCTTTTCGGACGGGTCTACTGTTCGGTCATCTGCCCGCTGGGGGTGATGCAGGACGTCGTATCGTGGTTCGCCGGGCGGCGTAAGAAGCACCGCTACCGTTTCAGCTACTCCCCGGCGCTCACATGGCTGCGCCGGACGATGCTCGCGGCGTTCATCATGGCGATGCTGGCGGGCGTCGGGTGGCTGATCGCCCCGTACAGCGCCTACGGCCGCATCGCTTCGAACCTTTTCGCGCCGGTTTATGCGTGGTGCAACAACGGATTGGCGTGGGCGGCCGAACGCATGGACAGCTACGCGTTCTATTCGGTGGAGGTGTGGGTCAAAAGCCTCGGGATGTTCCTCATCGCCGTCGTGACGTTCGTGGCGCTGGCGGTTCTCGCTTGGCGCAGCGGGCGCACATGGTGCAACACGGTCTGTCCGGTGGGAACGGTGCTGGGGGCGATTTCGCGTTATTCGCTCTTCAAGCCGCGCTTCGACGTTTCGAAATGCAACGGCTGCAAGCTCTGCTCCCGCAACTGCAAGGCGTCGTGCATCGACCCGGCGAACCATACGATCGATTACAGCCGTTGCGTGGCCTGCATGGACTGCCTCGAATCCTGCCGTCAGGGAGCCATCACCTATACGATGCGGCGCCCCGAACGAGCATCAGCTTCCCAAGCTGATGCTCGCCGGACCGACGTTTCGCGGCGCCGGTTTTTCGGCGTGGTGGGGCTTTTCGCCTACACCGCCCTGCGTGCGCAGGAGAAGAAGGTCGACGGCGGGCTGGCCGTGATCGGGGAGAAGAAAATCCCGAACCGTGCCGTGCCGATCCTGCCCCCGGGAGCGCAGAATACGCGCCACTTCACGGCGCACTGCACCTCGTGCCAGTTGTGCGTGTCGGTCTGTCCGAATCAGGTGCTGCGTCCTTCGGGGCGGTTGTCTATGCTGATGAAACCCGAGATGTCGTACGAGCGCGGCTACTGTCGTCCGGAGTGCGCCCGGTGTGCCGAGGTGTGCCCCACGGATGCTATCCGCCTTGCGGACTTCGCGGAGAAATCGGCGACGCAGGTGGGCCATGCGGTGTGGATCGCCGACAACTGCGTGGTCAACACCGACGGTGTGACCTGCAACAACTGTGCGCGGCATTGTCCCACGGGGGCGATCAAGATGGTTCCCCGCGATCCCGGCGACCCGAAATCGCCGCGCATCCCGGCCGTGAACGAGGAGCGCTGTATCGGCTGCGGGGCCTGCGAGAACCTCTGCCCGGCACGTCCGTTCAGCGCGATCTATGTCGAAGGTCACCAGCGTCAGCGAATCATTTGA
- a CDS encoding aldo/keto reductase, translating into MEKKKIDRREFLKVLGVGAAATTAGLYGCGKRGQGTATAAVGEVPTDKMTFRTTPATGDRVSLLGYGCMRWPLLGTPAADGNPIDQEAVNELVDYAIAHGVNYFDTAPVYIQGFSEKSTGIALKRHPRDRFFVATKMSNFSNFTRENSLAMYRQSLADLQVDYLDYYLLHSVGGGKGVETFDERFIDNGVLDFLQREREAGRIRNLGWSFHGDQKVFDHLLAMHDSGEAKWDFVQIQMNYVDWKHASGRNVNAEYLYGELEERGIPAVIMEPLLGGRLSRLNDHLVGRLKERRPTQSAASWAFRFAGSYPGVLTVLSGMTYMEHLQDNIRTYSPLEELAPAEYELLEDTAQVMLKYPTVPCTECQYCMPCPYGLDIPAIFAHYNRCVNEGNVPKDRQDPAYREARRAFLVGYDRSVPKLRQASRCIGCDQCVSHCPQSIKIPQQLRRIDRFVEQLKQGTL; encoded by the coding sequence ATGGAGAAGAAAAAGATAGACCGCCGCGAGTTTCTGAAGGTCCTCGGAGTCGGGGCCGCCGCGACGACCGCGGGACTTTACGGATGCGGAAAGCGGGGACAGGGGACGGCGACCGCCGCCGTCGGCGAGGTTCCGACGGATAAGATGACTTTCCGCACGACGCCCGCGACCGGCGACCGGGTGTCGCTGCTGGGCTACGGCTGCATGCGCTGGCCCTTGCTCGGGACGCCTGCGGCCGACGGCAATCCGATCGATCAGGAGGCTGTCAACGAGTTGGTCGACTATGCCATTGCCCACGGGGTCAACTATTTCGACACGGCGCCTGTCTACATTCAGGGTTTTTCCGAGAAATCGACGGGCATAGCCCTCAAACGGCATCCGCGCGACAGGTTCTTCGTTGCGACGAAGATGTCCAATTTCTCGAACTTCACGCGCGAGAATTCGCTGGCCATGTACCGCCAGTCGCTGGCCGACCTGCAGGTCGATTACCTCGACTACTACCTGCTGCACTCGGTGGGCGGCGGCAAGGGTGTCGAGACGTTCGACGAACGCTTCATCGACAACGGCGTGCTCGACTTCCTGCAGCGCGAGCGCGAGGCGGGGCGCATCCGCAACCTCGGATGGTCGTTCCACGGCGACCAGAAGGTCTTCGACCATCTGCTGGCGATGCACGACAGTGGCGAGGCCAAGTGGGATTTCGTGCAGATACAGATGAACTACGTCGACTGGAAGCACGCTTCGGGGCGCAACGTCAATGCCGAATACCTCTACGGCGAGCTGGAGGAGCGCGGTATTCCGGCCGTGATTATGGAGCCGCTGTTGGGCGGCCGGCTGTCGCGGTTGAACGACCATCTGGTCGGGCGTCTCAAGGAGCGGCGGCCGACGCAGAGCGCCGCTTCGTGGGCGTTCCGCTTCGCGGGTTCCTACCCCGGGGTGCTGACCGTGCTGAGCGGCATGACCTACATGGAGCACCTGCAGGACAACATCCGCACCTATTCGCCGCTCGAGGAGCTGGCGCCTGCGGAGTACGAACTGCTGGAGGATACGGCGCAGGTGATGCTGAAATACCCCACCGTGCCCTGCACCGAGTGTCAGTACTGCATGCCCTGCCCCTACGGGCTGGATATTCCGGCGATCTTCGCCCACTACAACCGCTGTGTGAACGAGGGCAATGTCCCCAAGGACCGGCAGGACCCGGCTTACCGGGAGGCCCGCCGGGCGTTCCTCGTCGGTTACGACCGCTCGGTTCCGAAACTCCGGCAGGCGAGCCGTTGCATCGGCTGCGACCAGTGCGTGTCGCATTGCCCGCAGTCGATCAAAATTCCCCAGCAGTTGCGCCGTATCGACCGGTTCGTCGAGCAGCTCAAACAGGGAACGCTCTGA
- a CDS encoding MATE family efflux transporter, with protein sequence MKDSIDFGSMDIPKLFRKLLIPTVLGMVFSAVFVITDGIFVGRGIGSDALAAVNITAPLFLISTGVGLMFGVGASVVASIHLSQGKVKVARINVTQAVVVSSLLLAAYSFLITWYAPGVARLLGSSERLLPLAVEYMHWFAPFLPFSALLSSGMFFIRLDGSPNYAMLCNAVPAVINIALDYVFIFIFGWGMMGAALATSLGYIVGAAMILVYLGDRRRVVRFERVKLSRKSMRLTGRNVGYMCRLGLSTFLCEGAIATMMFAGNYVFIRHLGEDGVAAFSIACYFFPIIFMVYNAIGQSAQPILSYNFGAGNGVRVRKTFRLALMTAVVLGLAFFGVTALFSRQIVAMFIDSAYPAYDIAVRGLPLFASGFVFFAVNIVAISYFQSVERARPAMLVTVLRGFAFMVACFFGLPLLLDVRGIWLAVPLAEVLTFGVVMAIYYRTRRLVAAR encoded by the coding sequence ATGAAAGACAGTATCGATTTCGGCAGCATGGATATTCCGAAATTGTTCCGGAAATTGCTGATCCCCACCGTACTGGGGATGGTTTTCTCGGCCGTGTTCGTCATCACGGACGGGATTTTCGTGGGCCGCGGCATCGGCAGTGATGCCTTGGCCGCGGTCAACATCACCGCCCCGCTGTTCCTCATCAGCACGGGCGTCGGGCTGATGTTCGGCGTCGGGGCCTCGGTCGTGGCCTCGATCCACCTTTCGCAGGGGAAGGTCAAGGTCGCACGCATCAACGTGACGCAGGCCGTGGTGGTTTCGTCGCTGCTGCTGGCGGCATACAGCTTCCTCATCACTTGGTATGCTCCCGGGGTGGCCCGGCTGCTGGGCAGCTCGGAGCGTCTGCTGCCGCTGGCCGTGGAGTACATGCACTGGTTCGCGCCGTTCCTGCCCTTCAGCGCCCTGCTCAGCTCGGGGATGTTCTTCATCCGTCTCGACGGGTCGCCCAACTACGCGATGCTCTGCAATGCCGTTCCGGCGGTCATCAACATCGCGCTGGACTATGTTTTCATCTTCATCTTCGGTTGGGGGATGATGGGCGCCGCGCTGGCCACGAGTCTGGGCTATATCGTGGGCGCCGCGATGATCCTCGTCTACCTCGGCGACCGCCGGCGGGTCGTGCGCTTCGAACGGGTGAAACTGAGCCGTAAAAGCATGCGCCTGACTGGGCGCAATGTGGGATATATGTGCCGTCTGGGCCTTTCGACTTTCCTGTGCGAGGGGGCCATTGCGACGATGATGTTTGCCGGAAACTACGTCTTTATCCGCCATCTGGGCGAGGACGGCGTGGCGGCGTTCAGCATCGCCTGCTACTTCTTCCCGATCATTTTCATGGTCTACAACGCCATCGGGCAGTCGGCCCAGCCGATCCTGAGCTACAATTTCGGTGCAGGCAACGGCGTGCGTGTGCGCAAGACGTTCCGGCTGGCGCTGATGACGGCCGTGGTGCTGGGACTGGCCTTTTTCGGCGTGACGGCGCTTTTCAGCCGTCAGATCGTGGCAATGTTCATCGACAGCGCCTACCCCGCTTACGACATTGCCGTCCGGGGACTGCCGCTGTTCGCGTCGGGATTTGTCTTCTTTGCCGTGAACATCGTGGCGATCAGCTATTTCCAGAGTGTCGAGCGGGCGCGTCCGGCCATGCTCGTCACCGTCCTGCGCGGGTTTGCCTTCATGGTGGCCTGCTTCTTCGGGCTGCCCCTGCTGCTGGATGTACGGGGCATCTGGCTGGCCGTGCCGCTGGCCGAGGTACTGACATTCGGGGTCGTCATGGCGATCTACTATCGGACGAGGCGGCTTGTGGCGGCCCGATAA
- a CDS encoding Crp/Fnr family transcriptional regulator, whose translation MEAFIEKFSRKYNLPAADCQRLVGKMERRAFRKGECVVREGERNSDFYVVSRGIWLGRYCNDGVDVSVWFAGEGEALFSTWGYVGNEASKITIEAMCDAELYGISKADLEEFFASSVGAANFGRWIFEEQFLALENWLLGGGGISRAEERYRALMAESPELLQVVPLKHIASYLWITPQSLSRIRAKMGKKKG comes from the coding sequence ATGGAGGCATTTATCGAAAAATTCAGCCGGAAGTACAATCTTCCCGCGGCAGACTGCCAGCGGCTCGTGGGCAAAATGGAGCGGCGGGCATTCCGCAAAGGCGAATGCGTGGTCCGCGAGGGCGAGCGCAACTCCGATTTCTACGTCGTGAGCCGCGGCATCTGGCTGGGCCGTTACTGTAACGACGGCGTGGATGTCTCGGTGTGGTTCGCGGGCGAGGGTGAAGCGCTCTTTTCGACGTGGGGATATGTCGGCAACGAGGCTTCGAAAATCACCATCGAGGCGATGTGCGATGCCGAACTTTACGGCATCTCCAAGGCCGATCTGGAGGAGTTTTTCGCCTCGTCGGTCGGGGCGGCCAATTTCGGGCGGTGGATCTTCGAGGAGCAGTTCCTCGCATTGGAAAACTGGCTGCTCGGCGGCGGAGGTATTTCGCGGGCCGAGGAACGTTATCGGGCGCTGATGGCCGAGAGCCCCGAACTGCTGCAGGTCGTGCCGCTGAAGCATATCGCCTCCTACCTCTGGATCACTCCGCAGTCGTTGAGCCGTATCCGGGCCAAAATGGGGAAGAAAAAAGGCTGA
- a CDS encoding efflux transporter outer membrane subunit, with translation MKRSNLYILGALLLTAASGCSVQKKCPAPELNLPAQIVAGRSDSLTIGDLAWWEVYTDTTLCRLIGRTLDRNRNMQSAEARIRQLEELYRVSKAARLPSLGGLVLADNETNDYYGEKSTSDAEFSVKATLSWEADLWGSLRWAKRKGAAEYLASVEAARALQMTLIAEVATAYFELTALDHELDVVRRTVETREESMRQARLRFEGGLTSETAYQQAKVELASASALIPDLELKIAQKENQISVLAGGYPARVARSKMNMNVTMPDSLAVGLPSTLLQRRPDVRQSEQNLKAAMAAAGMAYADRFPRLTISLTGGLENDALKGLIESPFSYAVGNLTTPLFAFGSKRAKYRAALAAYDQARLAYEQKVLEVFREVNDAVVAYRNMRRTAELKFNLKEAARQYVVLAKLQYINGVIRYIDVLDAQRKFFDAQVEESKAVRNEHLALVGLYKALGGGWETPEHEKKG, from the coding sequence ATGAAACGAAGCAACTTATATATCCTCGGGGCCCTGCTGCTGACGGCGGCGAGCGGCTGCTCCGTGCAGAAGAAATGCCCGGCCCCCGAACTGAATCTCCCGGCCCAGATCGTCGCCGGACGCAGCGACTCGCTGACCATCGGCGATCTGGCGTGGTGGGAGGTCTACACCGACACGACGCTCTGCCGGCTGATCGGCCGCACGCTCGACCGCAACCGCAACATGCAGTCCGCCGAAGCGCGCATCCGCCAGTTGGAGGAGCTCTACCGCGTGAGCAAGGCGGCACGGCTTCCGTCGCTCGGCGGGCTGGTGCTGGCCGACAACGAGACCAACGACTATTACGGCGAGAAATCGACGAGCGACGCCGAATTCAGCGTCAAGGCGACCCTGAGCTGGGAGGCCGACCTGTGGGGCAGCCTGCGGTGGGCCAAGCGGAAAGGGGCGGCGGAGTACCTCGCCTCGGTCGAGGCGGCGCGGGCCTTGCAGATGACGCTCATCGCCGAGGTCGCCACGGCCTATTTCGAACTGACGGCCTTGGATCACGAACTGGACGTAGTGCGCCGCACGGTGGAGACCCGCGAGGAGAGCATGCGGCAGGCCCGGCTGCGTTTCGAAGGCGGCCTGACCTCCGAGACGGCCTACCAGCAGGCGAAAGTCGAGCTGGCGAGCGCCTCGGCGCTGATCCCCGACCTCGAACTGAAGATCGCCCAGAAGGAGAACCAGATATCGGTGCTCGCGGGAGGCTATCCCGCCCGCGTGGCGCGCAGCAAGATGAACATGAACGTCACGATGCCCGACTCGCTGGCCGTGGGACTGCCCTCGACACTGTTGCAGCGCCGTCCCGACGTGCGGCAGTCGGAGCAGAACCTCAAGGCGGCGATGGCCGCCGCCGGAATGGCCTATGCCGACCGGTTCCCGCGGCTGACGATCTCGCTGACGGGCGGACTCGAGAACGACGCCCTCAAAGGGCTCATCGAATCGCCGTTCTCCTATGCCGTCGGCAATCTCACGACGCCGCTCTTCGCCTTCGGGTCGAAACGGGCGAAATACCGCGCGGCGCTGGCGGCCTACGATCAGGCCCGGCTGGCCTATGAGCAGAAGGTGCTGGAGGTATTCCGGGAGGTCAACGATGCCGTGGTGGCCTACCGCAACATGCGCCGGACCGCCGAACTGAAATTCAACCTCAAGGAGGCAGCCCGGCAGTATGTCGTGCTGGCCAAGTTGCAGTACATAAACGGGGTGATCCGCTACATCGACGTACTCGACGCCCAGCGGAAATTCTTCGACGCACAGGTCGAGGAGAGCAAGGCTGTGCGCAACGAGCATCTGGCGCTGGTCGGGCTCTACAAGGCCCTCGGCGGCGGATGGGAGACCCCGGAGCACGAAAAGAAAGGCTGA
- a CDS encoding efflux RND transporter permease subunit: protein MKSDFFIDRPVFSTVLSIVIVIVGLLGLVLLPVDQYPQIVPPVVKVSASYPGASAQTVTQAVATPIEQELNGTPGMLYMESTSSNSGGFSATITFDISTDADLAAVEIQNRVKQAEARLPAEVIQNGISVQKQASSRLMTITLLSNDPKFDEIYLSNYATLNVLDMLRRVKGVGSVSNVGSRYYAMQVWVQPDRLANLGLTVQDLQKALKDQNRESAAGVLGQQPISGLDVTIPITARGRLSSVREFEEIVVRANPDGSLIRLRDVARISLEASSYSTESGINGGNAAVMNINMLPGANAMEVARSVRETMEEISRSFPEGISYKIPFDMTSYISQSIKEVYHTLFEALLLVILVVFLSLQNWRATLIPTIAVPISLIGTFGVMLAFGFSLNMMTLLGLILAIGIVVDDAIVVVEAVERTMDEEGLSPYEATKKAMSGLGSAIIATSLVLCAVFVPVSFLSGITGQLYRQFTITIAVSVLISTFVALTLSPALCALILRPDSGRKKNRLFRRINIWLANGNKFYERMIRGGVRHSKRMLALFGLTLVALWVLNRVVPQSFMPQEDQGYFTVELELPEGATLERTRRVTDRAMEYLMSLEDVEYVLNVTGSSPRVGTNQSRSQLTVILKPWEERKTSDIRELMNGIREEMRRYPESKVYLSTPPVIPGLGASGGFELVLEARGNASYSDLQHAVDTLLHYASKRKELTGLSASMQNDIPQLYFDVDRDKAQMLGVPMADIFSTMKTFTGSVYVNDFNLFNRIYRVYIQAEAPYRAQRENLGLFFVRGADKAMIPITALGTTSYTTGPGTIRRFNMFNSATISGEAAQGYSSGQAMAILEQIARRHLPQSIGVEWSGLSYQEKHVSGQTGYVLALAFLFVFLFLAAQYESWLIPIAVILSLPIAGIGAYLGNWACGLENNIYFQIGLVMLVGLVAKNAILIVEFAKDEVEKGRDILTAVIMAAHLRFRPIVMTSLAFILGMLPLVFASGPGSASRQGIGTGVFFGMLVAITVGIVFVPLFFVWVYKAKEKWTTR, encoded by the coding sequence ATGAAATCGGATTTCTTTATCGACCGGCCCGTCTTCTCGACCGTTCTCTCCATCGTCATTGTCATCGTCGGCCTGCTGGGACTGGTGTTGCTGCCCGTGGACCAGTATCCTCAGATCGTGCCCCCGGTGGTGAAGGTCTCGGCATCGTATCCCGGTGCCAGCGCCCAGACCGTGACGCAGGCCGTCGCCACACCCATCGAGCAGGAGCTCAACGGTACGCCCGGCATGCTCTACATGGAGTCGACGAGCAGCAACTCGGGCGGTTTCTCCGCCACGATCACCTTCGACATCTCAACGGATGCTGATCTGGCGGCCGTCGAGATCCAGAACCGCGTGAAGCAGGCCGAGGCGCGCCTCCCGGCCGAAGTCATACAGAACGGCATCTCGGTCCAGAAGCAGGCTTCGAGCCGCCTGATGACCATCACGCTGCTGTCGAACGACCCCAAGTTCGACGAAATCTACCTTTCGAACTACGCCACGCTCAACGTGCTGGACATGCTGCGCCGCGTGAAGGGCGTCGGCAGCGTTTCGAACGTCGGCAGCCGCTACTACGCCATGCAGGTCTGGGTGCAGCCCGACCGGCTGGCCAACCTCGGACTGACGGTTCAGGACCTGCAGAAGGCCCTCAAGGATCAGAACCGCGAATCGGCGGCGGGCGTACTGGGCCAGCAGCCCATTTCGGGACTCGACGTCACCATCCCGATCACCGCCCGCGGACGCCTTTCGTCGGTGCGCGAATTCGAGGAGATCGTCGTCCGCGCCAACCCCGACGGATCGCTCATCCGTCTGCGCGATGTGGCCCGCATCTCGCTCGAAGCCTCGTCGTACAGCACCGAGAGCGGCATCAACGGCGGCAACGCAGCCGTGATGAACATCAACATGCTGCCGGGCGCCAACGCCATGGAGGTGGCGCGTTCGGTGCGCGAAACGATGGAGGAGATCAGCCGCAGTTTCCCCGAGGGCATCTCTTATAAAATACCGTTCGACATGACCTCCTACATCTCGCAGTCGATCAAGGAGGTCTACCACACGCTGTTCGAAGCGCTGCTGCTGGTGATCCTCGTGGTCTTCCTCTCGCTGCAGAACTGGCGCGCGACGCTGATCCCGACCATCGCCGTGCCGATCTCGCTCATCGGAACGTTCGGCGTGATGCTGGCCTTCGGCTTCTCGCTCAACATGATGACCCTGCTGGGACTGATCCTCGCCATCGGCATCGTCGTGGACGACGCCATCGTGGTCGTCGAGGCCGTAGAACGCACGATGGACGAGGAGGGCCTCTCGCCCTACGAAGCCACCAAGAAGGCCATGAGCGGACTGGGCAGCGCCATCATCGCCACGTCGCTGGTGCTGTGCGCCGTGTTCGTCCCCGTGAGCTTCCTCTCGGGCATCACCGGCCAGCTCTACCGCCAGTTCACCATCACCATCGCCGTCTCGGTGCTGATCTCGACGTTCGTGGCCCTGACGCTTTCGCCGGCCCTCTGCGCCCTGATTCTGCGTCCCGATTCGGGGCGGAAGAAAAACCGCCTGTTCCGCCGCATCAACATCTGGCTGGCCAACGGCAACAAGTTCTACGAACGGATGATCCGCGGCGGCGTGCGCCACTCGAAACGCATGCTGGCGCTGTTCGGGCTGACGCTCGTGGCGCTGTGGGTGCTCAACCGGGTCGTACCCCAGAGCTTCATGCCGCAGGAGGACCAAGGTTATTTCACCGTCGAGCTGGAACTTCCTGAGGGAGCCACGCTCGAACGCACGCGCCGCGTGACAGACCGCGCCATGGAGTACCTGATGTCGCTCGAAGATGTGGAATATGTGCTCAACGTCACCGGATCGAGCCCCCGCGTGGGCACCAACCAGTCGCGCAGCCAGTTGACGGTGATCCTCAAGCCGTGGGAAGAACGCAAGACCTCGGACATCCGCGAACTGATGAACGGCATCCGCGAGGAGATGCGCCGCTATCCCGAAAGCAAGGTCTACCTCTCGACGCCGCCCGTCATTCCGGGACTGGGCGCCTCGGGCGGTTTCGAACTGGTGCTCGAGGCCCGCGGAAACGCCTCATACAGCGACCTGCAGCACGCCGTCGACACGCTGCTGCACTATGCTTCGAAGCGCAAGGAGCTGACGGGCCTTTCAGCGTCGATGCAGAACGACATCCCGCAGCTCTATTTCGACGTGGACCGCGACAAGGCCCAGATGCTGGGCGTGCCGATGGCCGACATCTTCTCGACGATGAAGACCTTCACCGGGTCGGTCTATGTCAACGACTTCAACCTGTTCAACCGCATCTACCGCGTCTACATCCAGGCCGAAGCCCCGTACCGGGCCCAGCGGGAGAATCTGGGGCTCTTCTTCGTGCGGGGCGCCGACAAGGCGATGATTCCCATCACGGCCCTCGGCACGACCTCCTACACCACGGGGCCGGGCACCATCCGGCGCTTCAACATGTTCAACTCGGCGACCATCTCGGGCGAGGCGGCCCAAGGGTACAGTTCGGGACAGGCCATGGCCATCCTCGAACAGATCGCCCGCCGCCACCTGCCGCAGTCGATCGGCGTCGAGTGGAGCGGCCTTTCCTATCAGGAGAAGCACGTCAGCGGCCAGACGGGTTATGTGCTGGCGCTGGCTTTCCTCTTCGTCTTCCTGTTCCTCGCGGCGCAGTACGAAAGCTGGCTGATCCCCATTGCGGTGATTCTCTCACTGCCGATCGCCGGTATCGGCGCCTATCTGGGCAACTGGGCCTGCGGGCTGGAGAACAACATCTACTTCCAGATCGGACTGGTGATGCTTGTGGGTCTGGTGGCCAAGAACGCCATCCTGATCGTCGAGTTCGCCAAGGACGAGGTCGAAAAGGGCCGCGACATCCTCACGGCCGTCATCATGGCCGCGCACCTGCGTTTCCGGCCCATCGTCATGACCTCGCTGGCCTTCATCCTCGGCATGCTGCCGCTGGTCTTCGCCAGCGGTCCCGGGTCGGCCAGCCGGCAGGGCATCGGCACGGGCGTCTTCTTCGGCATGCTGGTGGCCATCACCGTCGGCATCGTCTTCGTACCGCTGTTCTTCGTCTGGGTGTATAAAGCGAAAGAAAAATGGACTACACGATGA
- a CDS encoding efflux RND transporter periplasmic adaptor subunit, translating into MKISRDTIRQQAVLTGRRTLKLGREAGSKVRRFSRRTWIIIAAVAVVTTGGVWWWLRPEPAKPVWPVVEVEPVQTDDIELYGEYVGRIRAQQFVEIRARVEGFLEKMMFEEGTYVRKGQPLFIIDPKLYQARANKAKAQLNKDKAMALKAERDLKRIRPLYEQNAASQLDLDNAIASYESATAAVAMSEADLTQTETALSYTTVSSPLSGYISERSVDIGTLVGPNGKSLLATVVKSDTVRVDFSMTGLDYLKSKARNVNLGQKDSTRKWDPYITITLADNTQYPLRGLVDFADPQVDPETGTFSVRAEMANPDRILLPGQITKVRLLLDVRENATVVPTKSVVIEKGGAYVFVIRPDSIAERRMIELGPEVNNRVIVERGVVPGEKIVVEGFHKLTHGDKVDPVPAPEKGPVTETETSEK; encoded by the coding sequence ATGAAAATATCCCGTGATACAATCAGGCAGCAGGCGGTCCTGACAGGCCGCCGCACGCTGAAACTGGGCAGAGAGGCCGGCAGCAAGGTCCGCCGCTTCTCCCGACGCACTTGGATCATCATCGCCGCAGTTGCCGTCGTGACGACCGGAGGAGTGTGGTGGTGGCTGCGTCCCGAACCCGCAAAACCCGTCTGGCCCGTGGTCGAAGTCGAACCCGTCCAGACCGACGATATCGAACTCTACGGCGAATACGTCGGACGCATCCGCGCCCAGCAGTTCGTCGAGATCCGCGCCCGCGTCGAGGGCTTCCTCGAAAAGATGATGTTCGAAGAGGGTACCTATGTCCGCAAAGGGCAGCCCCTGTTCATCATCGACCCCAAGCTCTATCAGGCGCGCGCCAACAAGGCCAAGGCCCAGTTGAACAAGGACAAGGCCATGGCCCTCAAGGCCGAGCGCGACCTGAAGCGCATCCGTCCGCTCTACGAGCAGAACGCCGCGAGCCAGTTGGACCTCGACAACGCCATCGCCTCCTACGAGAGCGCCACGGCAGCCGTTGCTATGAGCGAGGCCGACCTCACGCAGACCGAAACGGCCCTGAGCTACACCACCGTCAGCTCGCCGCTCTCGGGCTACATCTCCGAGCGCAGCGTCGACATCGGCACGCTCGTGGGTCCCAACGGCAAATCGCTGCTGGCGACGGTGGTCAAGAGCGACACCGTGCGCGTGGATTTCAGCATGACGGGTCTCGACTACCTCAAAAGCAAGGCCCGCAACGTCAATCTGGGCCAGAAGGACTCCACCCGCAAGTGGGACCCCTACATCACCATCACGCTGGCCGACAACACGCAGTATCCGCTGCGCGGACTGGTGGATTTCGCCGACCCGCAGGTCGATCCCGAAACGGGAACCTTCTCCGTGCGGGCCGAGATGGCCAACCCCGACCGCATCCTGCTGCCGGGGCAGATCACCAAAGTACGCCTGCTGTTGGACGTGCGCGAGAACGCCACGGTCGTCCCGACCAAGTCCGTCGTCATCGAGAAGGGTGGCGCCTATGTCTTCGTCATCCGGCCCGACAGCATCGCCGAGCGCCGCATGATCGAACTCGGCCCCGAGGTCAACAACCGCGTGATCGTCGAGCGGGGCGTCGTTCCCGGCGAGAAAATCGTTGTGGAGGGCTTCCACAAACTCACCCACGGAGACAAGGTGGACCCCGTACCCGCCCCGGAAAAGGGCCCTGTAACCGAGACGGAGACGTCTGAAAAATAA